One Carya illinoinensis cultivar Pawnee chromosome 5, C.illinoinensisPawnee_v1, whole genome shotgun sequence genomic window, ATGCTTCATTAGGTCAAATACTTTATCAGCCTGTTCCAGTGAAATTTCGTGACTCAAAAGTTCACCAAGTTGGATTTCCTGCCGATCGATCCAGTATGTAGAACAAAGCAGCATTGATTCAGATGTTGTCAGAATTCATCAGcacgattaatatatatattattgtttaattttaacACATTTCATACCCAAATAATTAAggaaatttcaaatttgaaaccaTAAATCAGTACTGcttattgataccaaagtttGAAGATGATAAAAAGTAACCCACCCTTACGTACGTACATGACTAGCTGCTATATCAATGATTGTTAGGTATTTTGTGTGTGCCTGTTTTATGGCGGCCAGATTTAATGATCCGACTTACCAAGAATTTGTTATGGTTTTTTAGTAAATTTTCAACGATGCTCTGGTGATGGACCGTAGGGTTTTTGCCACACACACTGTATTTTTGTACAGCCGTTCAGTGTATTGCCATACTATgtattcaactttcaagataataaatttttttgcgACTTTGTAAACCTAATTACATTGTCGAATTATGTAAATCTTgtgtttatataaattttataagaaaaataatatatatatttatagaaatttctttaaataaaaaaactcaccTTATTTTTGCATTTGTCGATTAGAACAGGTAGGTCAGCTTGGGCCCTGAGCCCTCCAAAAACGGAACCCCTCAAGGTTCCACCAAGCAATAAGGGTAGGGAACTGATCTCCACTGTTGGATGATTTCCAGCACCAATTATTATTGCTTCCCCTTTTCCCTTATGACCACCAATATTACCAAAGTtagaaaatgaattatttaatttgatcaaaaaattataaaattaattagcatttgtaacatgtatacatatataacatgaacatatataatatgtagacATATACCGATTTTGTGGAAAGGAGAGCTTGATTGAGCAAGGGTGAGGCTCCTGTGCACTCAAAACAATAATCCACACCAAGTCCACCAGTCAATTCTTTGACCTGCTGGGAAATAGATTTCTCATCATTTTTATCATCAGAGTTTATAAAGTGAGTCATTCCAAATGCTTCTCCTTTTTTACGTTTCTTCTCATTCTTGTCAACGCCAATTATCCTTTCGGCCCCTTGTTTTCTTGCTCCCTCTATGACCTGCAATATTTTACAAGGATGATAATCAATTTCCAACTTCCTTGATCTCGATTACACATGCAagaaggtttttcttttttgcattaGAAAAACTTTAACAAGTACCACAGCGCAAAAAGAGGAAGAACAAGAGGAAAGACTAACCCAGCATGCATATGCATGCTGATTCAAGATGAATATTGTCTTGTATAAGAAATCGCTTATACAAGACAGCTCCTATTCGTTACAATACAGAAGAGagtgttgggaatttggacctccaaattcaccccccctaagatctaccctttgcaggaataacaagaaaaatagagaaataataacaacacaagaaatttacgtggaaactccaaaacaggagaaaaaccaccagacccagagaagaaaattcactatgtgaaaaattgttacaatcacacaatttttctcctcaccacacctacaaagctaccccactagtaaaactttaactttacacctttttcccttttacaaaaggttaatagaggaatttaactaaagttaaaagttactagataagctttcaactggtgcacttaaactaagaggctaagcctcttatttataacctcaAAATTCtgcttctttcttattttccaCCGGTGTGGGATTACAAAAGTCACAAAATTCAACAGAGAGATTGCACAAATCTATGAGATTAATTTGTCTTAGGTTAAATAGTAAATTATGAACAAAACAGGAAAAAGTAATGTAgtatgaattatagcatgtttCAGTATATTTGATCATGAGCTTGTTTATAAATACAGTCGCAGGGTAAGTACCATGAAAAACAATATTATTGTAGATGCCATGCATGTTAGGACTGTGAATTGTTTTACACAGCCTGCAAATCTGACATGAACTCGACATGAAATAATAGGATTAGGGCCTAGCATTATCTTACTCATTCATTCTGACATGAACCCGGTTGACCCTATTATTAATctggtcattttttttattaatccaAGTAACATGCGGGTTGACCCGGCTGATCAGTTTATTTaatgcatcatttttttataatacacAGTTTTATTCAGTATAGCCTCGTGATTGCTTGAAttataaaatggaaaaaatatctcatctatCCACCACAATAATTGAGTTAGTTCTAAAAACTTGCAATTGTAGAAAAGTGAAAATCTATAAATCGTTAATAATCTTTTGACTTTTGTATTGCACGACACGTTAGATTAGAAAATGTTCCTAAATTGCATGTAGGGTACTGCTGATAATTAATcagcaataaaagcaaaatTATACATACCCCTAATCCAACAGCACCAAGACCAAGAACAGCAACACTTGATCCTTTTTCAACCCCAGCATCCTTCCAAGCAGCCCCAAATCCAGTTGAAAATCCACAGGAGAGAAAACTAGCATGAGGCAGATCAATTATGCTGGGATCAATCTTGAGGACGTAGATAGCATCAACAACCATGTACTGCGACCACGTAGAGCAAGAAAAGGCTTGGTACAGCCTCTGGCCTCTCACAGACATTCTGGAAGTGCCATCAGCCATAAGACCACTCAAGGGTAGTGGGTATTTTAGGCACAAGTTCGTCTTTCCCGACACACAATACTCACAGTCTTGGCACTGGGCCATGTAAGTTGGAATGATAAAATCTCCTGCTTTGACATCTGTTACTTCCTCACCCACACTCTCTACCACACTGCAATCACATGGTCCACTTTACTTTTAGAAAGGGGTGAGCTATTTAGTATAAGTGGCACGACATTTGAGATTCACgtgaaaaaaatcaatttgtttttatatactGAACAGACCTGCTTCAAAACGACCGCGTGAGAGTTACGCACTCTAAGCTTGTATCTAACTTTACTTCTAATATAGAAATAGCATAATTCAAACTAGCTAACATTGTGCGAAGACTTTTTCCTACTGAAAAACGAAAACATTACAAGACGATCAAAGGTTGATCGTTTCTACAATCAGTGGTACTACTTAGACGCAAGTACTGGAAAAGGTGGAGACAGTTACAGATTAGGAGAGCTTACCCGACACCTTCATGTCCTAAAACTCGAGGGAACGAAGGCTGCAGATCAAGAAGGAAAAATGTCAAACCCTCTAGCTCAATGCatggaaaaggtaaaaaaaGAACACCCAGAATTATTAAGGGAAGGATACTCACAGCTGGAAAGCCCTCGGTGTATAACAAGTCTGTGTGACAAACACTGGCATACAGGATTTTGACGCGAACTTCAGATGATTTTGGAGGATCTATTTCTATCTCTTCCACCTTCAACGCTTCCCCAATTCCCCAACACACcagagctttcgaaaaataaaaaataaaaaaatataatattatgagataaattATTATACCCATGTACAATATAATGATCTTCTCTTCTGCAACTGCATATGtaaaagtgaaataaaaacaggGGCATACCTTTGCATGTTATGACCTTTGAGTCGCTCAGCTTCGACATCTTCTCCAGCAATTACTATCAGATTTTATGACAAAGAATTCTGCTTTCTATATATCTCTGTCTTCTCTATCACTGGCACTGCGTGCGTTTGGAGTTGAGTTCCTTGGGCCTCCGGTTCCTGATCCTTAATTAGCATATCATCCAATAACAACATAAATGAGTTGGGCTGCCGAAGGGTTGATTTATAGCTTAAAAGAAAAGTAGataaagaacaaaattaaatttataaattattgtaattttatctgatgggttatatttattttataaattaatatgtgacGTGGGGCCactataatttataaacttttttaaaaagcagtttcctatatatatatatatatatggttcaaTCCAAAATCTTTAGGTGGAGttggtataaaaaatattggatATTCTGATCTAAAAGTAAGCTCATTGAAAAATTAGGCTTGTTAGAGGAAAGGAGATGATATGTTatcttttgttaaaaattaaataaaatattattataatataatttttaatattaattttattataaaattttaaaaaataaaattatttattatattttatataaaaattataaaaattatataaaataagatgagataatttaaatttagatcttcaaatcatttctaaaccacttttgaaataattaaaaataaaaaaaattgacaaaattagttaattataataaaaataagtctaCTTTTGTCGTACCTTCAAATGCATCTCATCCACCTATTTTTGGGATAGGGTATCCTTACAATttaataacaatttatttagaatctatcaataaaatattattttttaaatatcaatctCATCAAAAcgaaatcaaaattaaaataaatatttaaaaaattattattttttgggagGGTCGTAGGAAAATGGATGCTTATCtgatcattttcttattttaagagGGAATATCTAATGAAGATAAGTCAAGTCTTTTGGCTTGAAAAacgaaattttgaattttccacCCAAGTATCCACAGTCATGTCTTTAATCAAGGTCTTCTCAATTGattagaggaaagagagagaacaaaaaaaaaaagattagaaaaaaaaaaaaaaaaacctccttAATTTTTACGCCATTGGTACTGATCACTCTCATCTTATaattttgtaaagaaaaatctaattataaatataattatatattaatttatatattaatctaatatgattaattaaaagataaattttattaaaaataatattaatctaaattttaaatataaataaattaatattaatacataaattaatatataattttatttatatataataaaattcatctTGTAATTTGTCTTCTTGCTAGCTAggaaactaataataataattttaataatcaaTTACCACTCCTAAATTAATGCCTAGCTAGGATTGGCACGAGGCCCACAAGGCCCGtggacacttttttttttaagtaatattttACCCATTGTATCATTAAAATGgcatttaattttcatatatttttttaatatcttattatttaaaggTGAATTTTGCTAAGTgtaaatttacatattaatttatatattaatattaatttttttatatttaaaatttaaattagtactattttcaataaaatctactttaactaatcacattaaattgatatatatatatatatatatatatatattagtgtgtAGTTgttcttataattaaatttttcttttaatggtcTCCTATAAACTATTCTTAGTTGATATTTTTCTAATAACTTTATAGAGCAGTGCTATTCTATCATCTGAATAGCATCTCTCATCATTATtgttaacatattttttaactttttaaatttttttcacattttttaaatatttttaaaaaataaaaaaaatattaatatacttaaaattatctttttaattattaaataaaaaaaaatttaaccaaCGATCAACTAAAACAGTAAGGGGCATAATAGATTTATCCTAACTTCATAAATCTTTCACATGGGCAGTCTTCTACTGGCAGTTCTAAAGCTGTGTTTTGGAAGTCTTTATGGCATCTGAAACTTTCTaaaaagatgaagatttttgcatggaggGCGTGTCAGGAGAAGCTTCCAACCTATCTGAATCTGAAGAAGAAACATGTATTGGATGATGCAACCTGTGTACTATGTAATCAAGGTATGGAAGATGCTGCTCATGCTTTGTATTTTTGTTCGGAAGTAAGAAATGTGTGGGGGGTTTTTTGTACTCAAATGGATAACTTGCAATCTGAGTTGTCTTTTTGGGATCTGGCACATTTGGCCCGAGTTAGAGGTTCTGATTATTTGCTGGCCAGATTTGAGAATATTTCTATGCATTTTAATGTGACTGTCAATAATGCACTTGCTTTACAATAAGAATATGAACAGGTGCACCTGTTTGATGTTTCAAATCCGAAGATGAGCAAGGTGGTAAGATGGCATCCTCCTCCGTCTGATTTTATGAAATTGAACATTGATGGGGCCACTTTTCCTGAACATTCTGTAGCTGGGGTTGGAGTGGTCTTGAGGAATCATAATGGGGAGGTTGTCGTGGCTTGTTCTAAGGTAGAGAAAGAGGTCTCCTCTGCTGAGTTGATTGAGGTAGTTGCACTTCTTAGAGGTTTACAGTTGTGTGTTCAATGGGGTGTACCAAAGCTTGTGTTTGAAACCGACTGTTTGATTTTGGTTAATGCTTTGAATGAAAATTCTGAATGTTTAACAGATTTTACTTTTATTCTTCAAGACATACGAAGACTAATGCATGACGGCCTTCCAAGAAGTTAAAGTGGTGCATGTCAACCAGTTAGGCAATTTGGTGGCTCATCTTCTAGCAAGACATGCTTggttgattgatgatatttataTGTGGTGGGATTTTTGTCCTTCTTTTGTTAGTCAAGCTATATGACTTGATCAACTTGCTATTTGTAAAGATCTTTGAGTTTAATGAAAGGAAAGTCTgattatcccaaaaaaaaaaaaaaaacttcataacTATTTCTTTCTAGAAAGTCAAATTATAGGATTGGAGAGTGGATGGAGGCAAGCAATGAAACAGGCTATTTATGAAAAagagtgcaattttttttttttatcaatatctCTCAAATTgtgtttttctaaattttaaaaattaaaattaaagagaattagataattaataaagtaaatcatggaaaatttagaatatatttagaataaatataaacatataaaaataattatacataaaatttatatttaagtatCTTTTTCCATACATGCATCTTATCCACCTATTTTTTAAGAGGgaatttctaataaaaaaaattcaatgaagAAAAGTCAAATCCTTACGTGACACAcgaagaaaattatatataatattatatataaacaaacaGAACGAATGAAATTCTCACGGTTGAAAACCaaccactttttttaataataataataataataataataataaaagacaaAGACTGAAAGTACGGTCTCCTTCACATTGCATTTAGCTCGCTCTGATACAAAAGATCCCTGTCAATTATAGGATAAGATACTTAGCGACCACTGGTGGCTCCCGTTGGGTTAttattggttctttttttttttagtcttaataattaaaagaattatttaatattattataattttttatattttttataaatatttaaaaatattaaaaaaataaaaaataaataaaattctagaacctAAACGGTGACTCCCAGCGGAGCCGCCAGCTGTGACCCTTGCATGGCTCTTAATTATATGAATACACTGTTCAGTGTTGCGAACTTTCCAGGAAATTTAACAAAAGATATGGcccaattattttgaaataaataaaagtaaaacgcTGAAAATGGACAGAATTGATTAATTATAGTGAGAAAATAAGCACCATACTTTTCTCGAATCTTGCCATCCATCTTATCTACCTATTTTTTCCAGAGGGAATTTCTAATAGAAAAAACATTTAATGAAGATCAGTCAAATCCTTACCTGAACaacattataatattatataaatagaatGAGTGAAATTCTCACGGTTCAAAACCAGATtctatttctaatatttttggAATTTGGAAGGGTGTCTTTTCCAAGGTTTTAAAAACTGTTCCGTTCTGGCCGGAATGGCCGaaatttttcgtgccggaatAGTGACCGGAACCGGATATGTGTCTATTCCGTTTCGGGTCAAATTCCAGCCGttccggtcaaattccggccgttccggtcaattccggccggaatagtaattccggtcaaaaaaaaaaaaaaaaagaaaaaaaagaaaaaaattcttttgtaaataagttggaaaataatgaataaaattgtacttttagaattcaaatacctctttccgtgcactagaagtattgttacttttaataatctgtctattctttaattttttttcctttatttttgtgtcttaactcaagtttatgatttttttcaatatatattcattttataaatttttaattcttctatatatatacacatatacatatcacacacttacatatatatgtatttatttgattaattgttagtttatatatacatataaatatttatatataatatataattaatcccgaaacggtacaccgaaacgtaccggtaccgaaatattccgtttCAGTACCTCGaccggaatggtctccggaacggatttcaaaactttggtctTTTCACCAGTATGACCAAGTGTCCGGTAGTTGCACCCACCTGAGAACTCTAAAGTTAGCCCAGCCTGTTCCGGATCACATCAGGATTGGGGTAATCGCATTAAATGGGTCGACAGGACATGCGAGCAAAAATCCTAGCAAAAGATTTATAGTTGTTGGCAAGTTACTCAGAAGAACTTCCTTCTCACTCTAAGAtgcaactctctctcactcttgcAAACCTCTCTTTCTAACAATTGTACTCAGCAATATCTGAGTGTGTGGtgtgaaaatgagagagaacaATTCTAATTTCTCTCTGTTAAAATTGTTGAGCTCTAGTCTcattggtccaaaatttattgcaaatcttctttttctttttaaaagtttCAGGTGGCTTATTGGCCCTTGGCCGTACTTGGCCTCTTGATTTACTAAAACCCTAAACAACCAAACTATAATTAAATCATGATTTAGGGAGGTTTGAtagtaaattgagataaaatgatatgaaatataatgaaaatttatgaaaattataatgaatagatgatatgagatgagttggaatgagttttgaattgaaatctcttgatcttcatactaataattaaatgtaaaaataaataattgcaATTAGATCAATTTCGGATTAAACCCTAACCTcaattataaaactattttcacATTCTTTGTATTCAAAAGAGTTTAGGATTGAAACTagaaagatcaaaaggttataaattcaaatttttcaaaattggaAATTTCCTAGATCTCACTAGTCCCTCGGTCCACCGAACTATGTAGAGTTTGATGGACTTCTCGTCAAgcaaaaagtgagagaaaatattaaaagacaCAAAGTATCCATTGaggatttaaagaaaaaaaataaaagccatGGCAAAAGTTTGCTGGCCGTATGCATAATGATCAGATTAGTTTATTCTTGTCCCTGTACTGCTTTTCTGTCTCcccaaacaaaaattagataCTCCGATCCGAAACACACAATTCACGAGGTTATCATAAAAATCATGTGTTTGCAACATGTTTGGTGCTGGAAATTCCTTTATACTAAACCTTTCACAAGTCCAAAGTCGAATGTGTTGAAACCTTTAAATACACTATAAGAAAACTACAtagttattgttatttattttctacaaaaatgattattttatactaAAACGGGTCTGATTTTaacagaaaatagaaaataagtgACAACAACTATTCAATTTTCGTTGGGATAACTTAAGTGACGCACCTCGCGCACTAATTAGGGTTAATTATGGCAACGATTATGAAATCGCCGCTATAAATCATATATTGCGGCGATATTTTTAGCAGCATTTAAAAAATCGCTGGGAAAAGACCAGATTCTTGTAGTGATACttgaaataaaagttttatatgCTTGCAATTATTGATTAGTGCGGAAGACTATCAACCTGTTTGGTGTCGAAAATTCCTTTATTATCACATGCACGCTAGTTAGCATGCTAGTCAACATGCATCTAGAACGTTAATATTGCTAGACAGGACGTACTCAAAGCTTGATAAGAATCTTCACACAGTCTGGATGCTTCATTAGGTCAAATACTTTATCAGCATCTTCCAGTGAAATTTCGTGACTCAAAAGTTCATCAAGTTGGATTTCCTGCCGATGGGAGCAAAGCAGCATTGATTCAGATCTTGTTAGAATTAATCAGCACGATTAATATTATATGTGGTTtaattttaacacattttcatatggaaatttcAACTTTGAAAGCATAAATCAGTGCCTTATTGCTACCTAAGTGTGAAGATGATAAAAAGTAACCCAATCTCACGTACATGATCACTAGCTGCTATATTGTTTGCTTGGTATTTGGTGTGAGCCTGGTTTTGTTTTATTGTGGCTAGAATTGATGATCCAACCTGATAAGAATtcattatgatttttaagtgaaTTTTCAATGAGGCTTGAGTCATGGAACGCATGCTCAGCCTGATAAATCCAAGTTGAATTGGAGTTTTGCCACATCCGTGCGCGcgtacacacatatatatacatatatatatatattatatttgtacaGCTACTCATTGTACTGCAGCATTGTGTATtcgatttttaagaaaataaaattctttgtaACTTTGTGGACATAATTACATTGCTAAACCATGTAAATCTTGTGTTCAtctgtaattaatttaatttttgccTTACTTTTTCATCTTATCGTTCTCAACATTAATCACTACCAAAAGAATAATGGTACATATACAATCTTCACACAATTCAAAATTCCGAATGCAAGTAGGATCgaaaatcataatatattttatgaagtgGCATTATCACATTGGTTAGTTATTAAattgtttgtgaaatagttgtatatatatgattattcaTACCGAAATTCGACCTAaactttataagaaaaataatacatatttatagcaatttctttaaataaaaactcaCCTTATTTTTGCATTTGTCGATTATAACAGGTAGGTCAGTTTTGGCTTTGAGCCCTCCAAAAATGGAACCCTTCAACGTTCCACCAAGCAATAGGGGCTGGGAACTGATCTTCACTGTCGGATAATTTCCTGCACCAATTACTATTGCTTGTCCTTTTCCCTTATCATGACCACCAATATTaccaaagttaaaaattaattattttgattaacaaatttataaaattaattaacacTTATAACATGAATGAAAATGATACAATtacaattctttttattttgttaaaaaaaaattacaattgttatatatacAACCCTGCTAAATgagagatatttttattaaaaaatttataaaagtaatatcattttacataaatatcttcaatttaatatcaaattatataaaaataaaaataaaaataaaaaattataaaaatatcataataaaataatgctaCGTACAGTTTATAAGTACGTAaatatcatgtaattatttaaaaaaataaaatatattattaaaaaattaattttaaaaaataaaatatactattaaaaaattaattttttaatctaaattttatatttatttatttatttttaaataattatatagcaatTATACAATCACAGCGGGATAAGTACCCTTTCTCATCATAATATAC contains:
- the LOC122308771 gene encoding 8-hydroxygeraniol oxidoreductase-like, translated to MSKLSDSKVITCKALVCWGIGEALKVEEIEIDPPKSSEVRVKILYASVCHTDLLYTEGFPAPSFPRVLGHEGVGVVESVGEEVTDVKAGDFIIPTYMAQCQDCEYCVSGKTNLCLKYPLPLSGLMADGTSRMSVRGQRLYQAFSCSTWSQYMVVDAIYVLKIDPSIIDLPHASFLSCGFSTGFGAAWKDAGVEKGSSVAVLGLGAVGLGVIEGARKQGAERIIGVDKNEKKRKKGEAFGMTHFINSDDKNDEKSISQQVKELTGGLGVDYCFECTGASPLLNQALLSTKSGKGEAIIIGAGNHPTVEISSLPLLLGGTLRGSVFGGLRAQADLPVLIDKCKNKEIQLGELLSHEISLEQADKVFDLMKHPDCVKIVIKLSDPL